The stretch of DNA ACAGATTTCACGTTTAAAATGACTTTTCCGTAACTGTATCGTACTGGATTCTATAACGGACCCAATTCGAACACAATTCGACGCTTGCACGATCGAAATCTTTAAAATGGAAAATCCGTAAAGAACGTACCGCGGTATTTCTGCATATTTTTAGATAACATAAGGCATCGGCTAATCGCAAGGTATTCTGCTCggaaaaatacaatataactatataatacaattttacaGCACATAGTACGATATACGGAATATACTTGTCGTATAATACCTATAGTATACTTGCAGTATAGTATAGTAAAGTAGTAGCGGTATAATTTTTACGCAACTTTTTTTATCCAATCTACGCGTAACGCTGGAAAAATGGCCAAAGCGCAGAATTCGAGGAGGATAAAAAGTTTGGCCGATATAAAGCGCGAGGGAGAGAGCGCGTTGCGGTGCGGCGTCGCCGCGTCGCCGCGCCGTCACGTAGGTCGGTTGGTAAGGTGAAAAGAGACAGGCGTATGCATTGAGAGAGCACGCACATACAGGTCGCGAACAGGAAAGGAACGAAGCCACCGCGGTAAGACAGAAAGCGTACGAGATAGATCTCGGTAGAGAGGGACGGAGGGCGTCAGAGGAGGGTCGCAAAAGAGAGCCAATGAGCTCGACGACGCGGCGCCAGTCGTCGAGTCGCCGTGTTAGTAAGAGTACTTGCTCTCTGATCGTGACTCGCTGCGTCCTCGTTCGGAAAGGGTCGTGTCCTGCCTCTGTCAGTAGGGGTTGGAGACCCGTGGCAAATTCTTCAATTTTTCATCCATCCGATACCCGATCGATTCGTCGCAATTTATCGATATCGTGCTTACCGACCTTGTAACCTCACTGCTACCGTGTGTTATCGTTTCACTCGCGTTTTCTATCACgtcttttcgtttttctttttcccatCGATACGATACGTAGGCTGAATCGACGGCGTGCGAGATCCAGGTCGTCCGGACACGAACTCGACGACAGTGGCTATGTGCAGCTATTACGCTCGAACGAATCGTTGATCGTCTGTGAGAATCATCGATAACGAAACTGTTTGGTGGCTATGTGACGGGTACGAGGCTGTAAGAAAGGGCAACGGTTATGAGAATCGGTAGGCACGCGTCTCGCTTTTCTATTGGAAGATCTGAGATCTAATCTGAGATCGATTCGTTTTAGAGTCGTTCGACGATCAAATAATGGTGACGGTGGTCGTAATGGGCATCGTAAAATAGATAATGAAAACGATTGGCCCAAGATCTTGGCACTTTTCGGACTGTGAACGAAACTACGTGGAACGTTAGGAATTTCGTAAATgaaagatttcaatttttgtGTATTTAACCAACGATGCCATTATATGCCCGTTTGATACTTTGAAGTTTTCTTTACgagaaaggagagaaaaaaacgGAGGGATCGACGCTTTAAATAGGATTTGTCGTTGTAAGACgatcgatatttttacgaattataCGGTGTCATTTGAAATAGTTGGGAAATTAATAACGAAAAGTGAAAATTATTCCATGTTGCACCGTTTCACGCTCGATATCCTGTACAAGTATACGTCTCTATCGTCGATAACGatcgataaataaaattaattgaataaaaaatgaaattttttacaGTCAAGCGAACGCTCGATCCTGTGTCGAGAGAAATCGAAGGACTAAGGAGATTGCATAAACGCCTATAACAGTGTAATAATATTTCTAGCAGAAATTATATTAACCGATTCGGCATCAAATATCTTTTAGACTGCGAGGAAAAGATCTTTCTTGTCAATTATCGATAATAGAAGTACATTTTTTTCTATCTCTCTTACTTTCTTATATCGCTTATAATCCAGGCGCGATAACGGAGCTTCAACGTGCCAAAGCTGTGTGAGAGGAAGTGAAATCTGGTTATTAAAACGAACGATTATCAACTGCCGCTTCGTTCAACGTCAAAGATCTGGTCAAgcaaaaagagagaggaaagcAAAGGCAAAGGGACTCGGTCAGTGTCGTCGGTTATTCTGTTTTCCATTATCAGAATATCGTGGCCAGGATCTTCGAAAGGGTTAGAGACCCGCGGAACAGGGAAACTCGGTCAATGATATCGATGTCCGCGCGCGTCCGACAGCCGGCATTTTTAAAAAAGGTGGTTTATCGATGGTAATAAATGAAGCAACTTGGCACCAATGCTATCAACCCCGAAGCTTTCAACGGATAACTAGCGATGGTATCAAGTTCGTTATATACTTAGAGATCTCTCTTTAAGCTACTTTTCTTTGGAATTGTCGCATCTTTCACCCTCGAATGATTTTCGAGCTACGCGTATACAAAATTCAGCATCTACGTATAAATCGGAATGTAAAACGCGATGTTCACTTTGTAGCGTTCGAATTCCATGCATATACCTACGCTTCGTTTttggaaaataaatttctcgctGTCGTATGAAAATACATAGGACTAAACGAGTAAAGATAGGAAACTTTATATATTCGAgcgtaattaaataattaaatagtaataatagtaaatgCTTGAATAGATAGAAGGACGTAGAGATACTTTTCGTAGCCGCTGCAACAGTTGATGGCTACAGTTACGCTGGCCAAGTATTGAAATTCGTTGTagcttttaattaattaattaattaattaaggaTGAACCGAGAAATTGTTATAATTATGCGAACGGAATATTAGCCGTGGTAAGATGTTGACAGAGTTTCAACGTTCTACGACATCGGATACGAAGATAATATCTTGACTCGCTGGTCGCGTGCATTTTTCGAACGGTTTCTTATTTGAAGCTACTTATGCCTGgaaaattttaacgagcaaACTTTGAACGCTTTATTTTCGGTATAAAAGTTGGGAAGAGCGGTTGATTCTGCGCGGAATGATTATAGTAAATGAGACGAAGCAAAGAACAAACTAAAATTCCACTCTGGGACAAGTTAGAGGCGAAATTAACAAACTGTTGGAAATGTTCTTTGTCCTTTGCAAATGGAAAATCTAGGATCTTGTTTGCGTAAGTGGTTCGGCCGTCAAGTTGGCGCGTGACTGTAAGAGGAAAAGGCGGTATTGTTGATGGTTGAACGTAGTAATCGTTTATAGCGTATCTAACACAGCGGTCGATTTGAAACAGGCAAAGAACGTAATAGAGCGAGGAAGCTACGGTATCGACGTATTATCGGAAGGTTGCAGTGTGCAAAGTTTTCGTCGACCGAACGATACTTTTTGCTCGTCGTGCTTTACCACTCTACCACGTGCTCTCTACGATTTTCTGTCGTTGCTATGGCTTTGATAGGAAGACGACGCTGTACACGTTAACATCTCTCGTATAATAAGACTGAAATTTTTTACCGGATCGGATTAAACGTGAAAATTTCgagtaaaagaaagaaagaaagaaagtcgAATCATTTTTCCATCGTAGTGGCTGTTTCGGCTGTTTCGAGCAATCACGAGATTGTCGAAACGATATTGATCCGAAGCGGAAGCTGTGCATCGGTAAAGATGGCGGGAAAATTATTTAAAGAGGGAAattaaagaggaaagaaaagagagTGGAAAGATGTTGTGCTTGGACATAAAGCTGGTGTCTCGTTTGCGAGGAGTCTCGTTGACGAGTGGCTCGTCGACGAACGTGTCGGCAGTCTCGTTGTCGGTGAGCTCGACCTCATCGACGACCGTCGACATAGAGAAGAAGAATTTTTCAAGCAAACGAAACAAAGGGGGAAGGGAGAGTTGCGCTGGAAATGGGAATTCGGTGACGGAAAGCGACAGCGACGAAGAGACGTTGTTGCCTGCTTCTCGGACGATACAGAGGAACAGGTCGAGATCGGTTTGCGTGCCTGCCTTGTCGTCTGCTGCTCGTTGCGCGCATCTTCACCGACGATCCAGCCATCATGCGTACGTTTCTTTAAACATAGTAGTCTATCATCGTTGCGTATCGGAAAACGGCTGAGCGATATGTAACTTTGCGATACGACATAGTAACGCTAGTAACGCGcgctattttatatattcgatatattggGTTTGCCGCTACGAAGCGTTGCCAAGTAACCGGTTCGATGAAAACACGTACCGAAAATTGTGGAATCTGTGCTGGAAGAACGCACATCGGTCGTACGCTCAATGCGGATAAATTCTCTGAGCTCGCTCTGTTAACCGTTTATCGTCGCTTGCATCGAATGAGACGGCGACGCGTGGATCGCGCCGTTCACTCGCTCGTATCGCTATACGAGTATAAACGTAATTCGCGCTGTATCGAAGGCCATTGCTAGAAtttagctatatatatataccttatcgTACGCTATAACCTAAAACACCTAAAATATTCCGGATACTATGgtttatcctttgaatttttcacGAACCTTGCTTTACGCGTGTACGCAAAGCTGCTAGCTGCTTGGCGTTGAGAAAACAGGATTTCTCCGAGTTAGGtgtttccatatttttaatcgtttgtttttttttttttttttttttttttttttttagaaatacgTCAACGACGCGTATCGTATCGAAAGTCGGACACGCAAAATTCGACGGATGTATTCGATAGAGCAGTGTTTAGGGATTGGCTGTAGTTTGCTAGTGGTTCAACGACCGCCAAACCACGTTACACGGTTTGGTAATCGATGAACATTGTTATGGAAATTCACTCGCCACTTTCAATTCGACTAAAAACGAGAGAAACGAGAAACTATTATTCGATGGTTCGGATATCGTGGAAAGTTTTAACGAGCACCGGCAAATCGGTATAGCAGAGTATAGCAGAATTATTTGGACAACTCGGGTGAAAAATAATTGCGACGAATAATCGAGTGTCTGCTGTAAAGAAAGAATTTCATCGGGAAACGTGTTCGTTTCTTAGGGGCCTCGTTAACCCAGATTTTTCGCTGGGAAAGATGCAATAAACATGGGCAGGAAGCTCGACAAATAAAAAGAGACCGCAACCGTTTCTTCGTTTCGTCGTAGCCGCGTAGAACTTTAAACGTGTATGATATTTTCAGATGCAGCACGGATGCCATTTCGAGGCGGGGTGTTCTCTCCAGGCGATATTACGGCAGCGTGGAAATGGTGAGTTTGGAAAGCAGCGTGGTGGTTTGTTTGTATGAAAATTGATTGAATATAGATGTGCGCGCCGAGAGAAAGAAAGACCGTAGAGAGAAATAACAATCGTCTAATCTAAAATCCATAAAAATCCATAAATCCATAATCCATAATCTGATAATCGTATCGGCTACGTCTATGGATATTTGGCTTTGGGAAATTTTGCCAAAACGATCGTGCCGATAACGTCTCGttacgtatataacgtatagtacgCAAGACGTGGtgcgtttttaaaatatttagttTTCCGTGCACGCGTTCCGAAAGGAAGAAAGGCGCCGGCGACGATAACGCTGGGAAAAGGGGACGGTCTATCTGTTTCTCGTCTTGTTTTCCTTTTTCTGTGCGTCGTCGGAGGAGATTCGCACGGTCGCTAACGTTAGTCTCTCGATATGGTGCGTTTCAGCTGCCACAAATGGAGCAAGACGGGTCCGACAATGGAAGAAGATTTCGAGTGGAGAACGGTGATTCCCCGGGCGAGAAAGAAGAAGTAAGAAACCAGTAATTATACGAATCTGCTGTTTGCTTTTAACTCGTTCTCTCGACTTgataaaattccttcttctttgTTACGGCGGTATATTAGTTTTAACGACGTACAAAATATTTGTCAACACGCCGGAAATATTCGGAAGAACGAGCAAAGTCGTAAACCATATCCGTAAACCAGATATGGCCAGGCTTGTTTAATTTTCACTTTTTATCGAAAAACGAGTACCCATCCACCTACGTACCACGGACGACTGATCGTCGGCGCTGTGCTTTTCAACGAGCCATATATAAGTTATCGTTAATAAATTGAGATAAGATCGGTGGCGGTACCAGTTTCGCAGATAATTCGATAAAACGATGCTGGAATGCGTTTACTTTGGTTATTTGTCGACGATGCCCGGCAAAGGTATTCGTCGCTGTAACTGACTATGTAAAAGGACGAAAGAAATATTTCGAGTAGATGTTGTCGACTCGAAAGATGAGTGTTGCAAATGACAGAAAATTAGCAAATTAGCTCGAGAACTACGACTAGAGAATCGATGATAGTTTTTGTAAACGTACAAAAGTGTAAAGTTAAACGATGAAATTTACACTTTGATAGCTGAAATACCGCTATAAAATAAAGGGCTCGGTTATTACACAGTACCAGCTAACTGGTATGTTGTCGTAAcgcgtgtgtatatatatatatatatatatatatatatatattccgttCTACCGCAATCTCTATGGTTTCTAAAAGGCAGTTACCGAAATATCGTTTTATAGAGCGAGGCGGTATTTCGTTAGTTTAGTTAGATAATTAATTAGTAACGTGGAAATTAGGCATGAGATACGCGATATTCCTCGTTTCCGCTTTCCACTCGCGCCGCTTCTTTCCCCTCGTTTAACAGAAAATTTGATTACGTTCGTGGCGAAACTGATTTTGCACGTGTGCAGATGTTCGGATCACCGAGTACGCCGATACTGGAAAATCCCGAGTACCAAACGCGCTGGTACTTCAAATACTTTCTCGGAAAACGTGAGTAAAGAACATCCGTTCTCGTCCGACAGTCTTTTACGTTTATTATCGTAAAAAATTCGTTATCCGTATAATTTCCtacttacttacttacttacttacttacttacttacttacACGTATATCGAAAATGTTTGTCATTCGATGAAAAATTACAGTGCATCAAAATTACGTTGCTGCGGACCAAGAAAGAAATCCCTTGTTTCTATCGGTCGTGACGAGCGAAGTCAGCGATCAAAGCGTGCCACATTACAGAGTTATTTTGTGGAGAAAAACTGTGAGTATTCGCCTGTACCTCTATAACGCAACTACTGCAACTTGTCAGATTGTTCTATTCGAAATAGACGATGAtttcattaattaaaattaatgaaaagatAAAACGTAAACGTAGATATCGGTGATAAGACGATGGAAGTAAATTgtagaaaataagaaatttacCGCAGGAGCTGACGGGCGACCGTTTAAACATATTATCGCGCTTTAACGAACGATGATATGTTTTTCGTGTACCGCGTTTCGTCGTTTCAAAGATTATTCGGTAGACGACTAAATCGATGATGCTGTTGCGATATCTCGGACAGAAGAATCGAAAGTAAGAAAAAGTTTGGCGTCGGTACGCTTGCTATCGATGAATTTTGTAAAAGCAGatttctacgtgaaaaatgCCAACGCAATTGCACGTTATACGCACGTATAGTTATATATAGAGACAAAGTACCGGCGCATAGCCTTATCTCGCAGGATACCGAAGGATACCGTTATCTACTTATCGCGTTCTCTGCCTTTCGTTTTCATAGAACGAAACGCGCGAAAGTCTACCGCTAAATGGTAGACAATCGAATATTCTTGCAATTAGGTTTGCCGATTAATTAATAAACGATTAAACCGTCTTATTACTAAACCGTGTCGATACTGTGACTTTTTATAGCCACTTTTTCTTCGGATGTTATCGCGTATTAAAAGACTATGTAAGAGAAAGGcgaggcaaaaaaaaaaaaaaaagtttacaGCGATCGATGAATGAAAGAGTAACAAATTTAGGGCGCACAGAAGATATCGCTGCCATATTCTGCGAACAAAACGATGACGATCAGGCAGATCTTGAGGTACGTACTTGTTTACTAGTTATTAATTGGTGATTTTCGAATTAATcgaaacagccaattggttaaattTCAGCAATTTCTTTGGTCTTGAGAAACTCGATAAGGCTCCGCGCGAGGTCTTTTCCCCCGAAATTCAAAAGGTAAGCGGCCAATTTGGCGATTAACTCGATAAGAAACAGCTTTTCTATCTTTATTTGTACAAGTGCGTCGAAAAAACGGCAGAAACTGTATGAAATTGCGAGAAACGCGTAAGAAGAACACGGTGGAGTTGAAGTTTTGCAAATTTTTGCATCGCAGGATCTGCTATTGCTGGAAGAGCAAGAAGGTTCCGTCAACTTCAAGTTCGGCGTGATATACGCGAAGAAAGGGCAAACAACCGACGACGAAATGCTGTCGAACGGTAAGTTTCGATTAAAATTTAACCAAGACGAATTCGAGCAACCCCCTTGAAACTTGGACGACGGATGCGGAAGAACGGCGGTCGCTTTCGCTTAAAAATCAAACACGTTTTAACCGTTTTAACCGTTTCAACCGTTCGTTTTAAAAAGTCGTACGAAAAAGTAGCTACTTTTCACCGCCTTGTGTCCGTTTCATGGCGAGTTTCAAGAAAAATACGATTCCACGTTGATTCGTAATACGTCTGGATACGCGATCTGCTCGCTCGCTTTACAGAGAAGGGTAGCCCAGATTTTGACAAGTTCCTGGAGATTGTGGGCGAGAGGATAGAACTGAAGAATTGGGACAAGTATCGAGGTGGCTTAGACGTAAAAGGTACTAATTCTTACTTTTGTTTCTATGATTAGGTTACCTACTATTAGGTAGCTACCTACTATAGGTATCGTTTGAAAATATGGTCGACGGTAAGGTAAACTTTCTCGTGTTCGTATTATCGTCGAAGAAAGGATTATCGTCGTTATTTCTTAGAGTAGAGTTTCCTCCTCAAAGTGGAAACGTCTCGCGGAGGACTCGTTCTTCGTCGTATGTATGTGTTTCTGTCTGAACGTTTGCAGGCGACATGACTGGCAACGAAAGTTATTACACGGTGTACGCGGGACACGAAGTCATGTACCACGTGAGTACGATGCTTCCCTATTCGAAGGACAACCCGCAACAATTGGAGAGAAAGCGACACATCGGTAACGATATCGTTAACATCGTTTACACGGACGACTCGAACGCCATAGACACTTTCAACCCAAACTGCATCAAAAGTCAATTTACCCGTAAGTCGATACGCTATTTATCTATATTTGTTCGATCTAGGCTGCGTTTCAAACGTCATTTTTGATCGATCGGTAAGATAAAGAGCAAAGAACAAAGTAAGATAAATATCTGTATCTCTGTAGCCAAGAGCTGCGATCTTTTCGGAAGCTGCGATATAAGCGAATCGCgcggaaaaatatttcgaacgAGAGTGGTGATGACGTTAATCGACGTAATTGTCATCTCGACGACATTCGTTTCCGTGTAAAAAGTAGCGTGCCTGGTCGCAGCTCCTAAGAATACGCGTATCGTAGTAAGAATAGGTATACGCGTTGttgcataacgatataccatagaCGATAGCATTTTCACCGTAAATAACCCGACCTACCGACCGGCTGCAAAGCTGCAGACCTGTTTGTCGGTTCTGCTAGAACGGGTGATGCGCGGCACGAATTTGCAGCTGGTGGTTGACCAGTTAGTTGGTCGAACAATGTGTCGGCCCGTTCTCGCAAATACACCACTTTTGCGGAGAAAATTCTTTCTTCTAACGCGTCTTTCACCATCTTCGTATATATTTTCCAAAGGATAAGGATAAGGATAAGGATAAGGATAAGGATAAGGATAAGATCGTTGATTCGATGTTCACGCGATACATTTACAAATACAGACGTATTTGCCGTGGTATCGGCCGAAGAAAACGGTAAAGGATGGCGCGTGGCCATTTACTGCGACGAAAATGTTCCTCTGTTTGGTCCGAGCCTTCCATGCCCACCCGTGTTCGAGGACCCGTACACCCTGCGAGAATTTCTTCTCGTCAAGTTGATAAACGGCGAGAAAGCTACGTTCAACACGCCAACGTTCGCTCGAAAAAGGGAAAGGACTCTGGACGCTCTTCTCCGGGATATGTATCAAGAACACTCGCAGGAGAGCAAGAGCAACGTAAGTCTTTGAAAAACTTACTCGCGATAGTATTATCAGCACGTGTCTGTCTGTTCATTGTTATCGAGTATCGAACGTGTctgcgttattcgttattatcgataaaatacggTTTTGCCGTTATATCGAAGATGTACGAGTATTTGTAAAGCCTATTTCTTCGAGTAATACGTTGAAGATCATATCCTTTTGATTCGTTCGTCAGCATCTACGATCTTTTCGTCTCTTGTCAGACGACTTGTAACTAGAAACCAGTTGACAATGCCTATTAGAAGGCACGTAAGAAATACTAGAACACTTTCGATAAAATGCTGGAAAATTCGGTCGAGCTGCTTTCAATTGCAATCACGGCTATTTATCACGAGTATTTATTACGAATCCGGACACGGATAATTACACGGATAAAACTACTCGAGATCCAATATTTACGCAAGCTTCGACACGTTTTCTCGTACGTAGGCGTTATTCGACCAAAGCTATCGCACGATAACAAGTACGTAAAAGATGATGGAACACGCGTTCTGGCTTCGAGCGTCTCTTTTAATAGCGCGTTGCCGTTTTTTCGTGTCGCGACATTTCGTCGACAACGTCTCGAACAACGCGCTATCGGAGAACGCGATCGGAGCTCGGACAATCGATAAAATGATCGTGAAAACGGTAAATTCCCACTTTTCTCCGCTTTTGCACGAATTTCCGAACCGCCTGCCGAACCAAATTAGCGATCAACGAGAACTGTACGGTATGTATCGGCTGTGTTGGCACACCCTCCCCGTAGAAAGGaaaatcgatgaaattttcGCAGAGTATGTTAAACCGACGAGCATTGTCGGATGTCGTGGAGGCTCCAGGTCGGCGTCGCGAGGAGACCCGTGCTGTGGAGATGGTGCGCGTCGGACAGGCCCTGAAACTCGAAGCGATCGTCAGAGGTTTGGCGCCAACTTCCTTGGCCACTGCTGGTCCTTTGAAGCCCAGACCGTGGGAGCCGAGGTGTATCTATCCGGATTTCCCGCACGAAGTCGTATGCGGGGACGTTTGGCTGGATAACAAGCTGATCTTGGCTACCGAGAATGGAACTTTTCTGATCGAAGGTGAATCAAGCCTtgatatatatgaaataataaaatatataaaaggaGAGAGTGGGTCGACTGCCTCTCGAGAAGCTAACATCGGATGGGTGTGCACGAAAGACGAATCATCGTCTCCGTCTCTGCGTTGGCAACTACGAAATTGCAAAACGCAAGAAACTTGCAATGCATTTTCTGTTTCAGACAGTTTATCGCACAGACTGATCTTCGACGAGTCCGTGCAAATTAAACAGCTAGACGTGGTCGAGCAACACGGAATATTGTTATTTCGAACCGGTGACAAAGGCAAAGATAGCAACGTCTACGTTTTTCGTCTGAGAGAATTCGAGAATAGCACGACCAGTAGGTCTGCGGAAATTCCAAACGATCGCGAAGACGATCAAGAGTGCGAAGACAATGACGACGAGGACGATGTGGACGACGACGCCGACGAAAGCGAAGAAAACGATTGTGACAATTTCACGCGAGCCACTACAAAATTCAAGCCCTTGATTCGTCGTACTCGTGTTCGTGTTCGTCCCTTGGCTGTCAGAGGACGAGCGCATATAAAGGAAAGAAGACTAGCTAGAACTCGTGGCTGCCATTTATACACCGTTACTATGCCTGGTGGTTCTCATTTGCGCATGGTATGtaccgaagaaaaagaaaagaaaaatttcaaattttccaaagTATTGAAATTATCGAGTGGAAAGTTGGATTCTTTCGtacttttatatacttttatatatatatatatatttttttttttttcgtcttatttcaatttataattttaacagAACGTGACGCAATAGGTAGCACGTATATGTTTATAAAATAGACTATACGTTGTATACCTAGACGGTGTTTGGACAATCGATTCGAGCCAAGGAAAAAAAGTTGCTGTACGAGAAGGTCGATGGCGGCTTATTTTTCGAGTTGGCAACAATTTACGTAAATCGGCTGACATAAACCAATCGTGTTTGTAACTTGGCTTTGCGTtgcttaaatatttaaagaaattattttcgaaTCGATTCTTCTTATGTAATTTTGCTTATTTAATAAGAGTTGCTTGGACATGGAAGCTACATCTGCTACACGGTtgtgtatatttattatatatccgAATCGTTGAATAAAAGCTCGATAATTTACGATCTTTGTTAAAGCTTTGGCTGTTGGTACAAACATGAGTTTTCGTTCGTTTgttttttaacgtaatacgcGTATTGGGATCGGAAACGGTTGAAAATGGCGCGAAATCCGTCcgcgtaatataatatatccgTGTACAGGGAAACGTTCGAATCGCTTGAAACacgattcgaagctgaaaatatGTGGATCGTATTGCCAGTAAGTTTACACGTGTTTTTGGTAGGTGAGTGTTTTCCGTTGATTTTGTCGAAACAGCGTATCATCCACGTAAACGAACGACGTATCGACGAACGTTGCGACCTAAACTATCAACGAAAGTTGATCTCCGATCAAAAAAATCGAATCGTCGAATTTATCCGAAATATATCGTATCGGGATTGCAAGTTTGTCAGATCGCGTCGCTAAacatagtatagtatagtattggTGCGTGTAGGATGTATCAATGGCGATGGCATCGACACCAAGAAAGCATCCTGTTGTTGCCGATCTTACCGGTTTTCGCCAATCCACCGGACCAAGTAAAAAGCAATATCTAATAATTATTTGAAATCGTACGATAGTCGTATATATTTTTGTCGTTAGTATTTCAAGTAAATTATAAATGATAGAGAAATTTAGATTACCTTCGTAATTCGGATATCGTTTTTGATTTTATTTAGTGCGTAGCGGTCGGCCGACGTTTGATAGTTTTCCAATGGAAACATAGCGCCGCGTGGACCGCATGGTGTT from Bombus affinis isolate iyBomAffi1 chromosome 3, iyBomAffi1.2, whole genome shotgun sequence encodes:
- the LOC126914628 gene encoding GTPase-activating Rap/Ran-GAP domain-like protein 3 isoform X7, producing MLCLDIKLVSRLRGVSLTSGSSTNVSAVSLSVSSTSSTTVDIEKKNFSSKRNKGGRESCAGNGNSVTESDSDEETLLPASRTIQRNRSRSVCVPALSSAARCAHLHRRSSHHACSTDAISRRGVLSRRYYGSVEMLPQMEQDGSDNGRRFRVENGDSPGEKEEMFGSPSTPILENPEYQTRWYFKYFLGKLHQNYVAADQERNPLFLSVVTSEVSDQSVPHYRVILWRKTGAQKISLPYSANKTMTIRQILSNFFGLEKLDKAPREVFSPEIQKDLLLLEEQEGSVNFKFGVIYAKKGQTTDDEMLSNEKGSPDFDKFLEIVGERIELKNWDKYRGGLDVKGDMTGNESYYTVYAGHEVMYHVSTMLPYSKDNPQQLERKRHIGNDIVNIVYTDDSNAIDTFNPNCIKSQFTHVFAVVSAEENGKGWRVAIYCDENVPLFGPSLPCPPVFEDPYTLREFLLVKLINGEKATFNTPTFARKRERTLDALLRDMYQEHSQESKSNSMLNRRALSDVVEAPGRRREETRAVEMVRVGQALKLEAIVRGLAPTSLATAGPLKPRPWEPRCIYPDFPHEVVCGDVWLDNKLILATENGTFLIEDSLSHRLIFDESVQIKQLDVVEQHGILLFRTGDKGKDSNVYVFRLREFENSTTSRSAEIPNDREDDQECEDNDDEDDVDDDADESEENDCDNFTRATTKFKPLIRRTRVRVRPLAVRGRAHIKERRLARTRGCHLYTVTMPGGSHLRMCVAVGRRLIVFQWKHSAAWTAWCSATDTDTVEGFLHLKELNASESPTLVTIVENTDSNNEWTLCCGVRHHFELISASGSTRILHIEGTPKPHVVAALDLCEDEEPELLLCYNK
- the LOC126914628 gene encoding GTPase-activating Rap/Ran-GAP domain-like protein 3 isoform X1; protein product: MLCLDIKLVSRLRGVSLTSGSSTNVSAVSLSVSSTSSTTVDIEKKNFSSKRNKGGRESCAGNGNSVTESDSDEETLLPASRTIQRNRSRSVCVPALSSAARCAHLHRRSSHHACSTDAISRRGVLSRRYYGSVEMLPQMEQDGSDNGRRFRVENGDSPGEKEEMFGSPSTPILENPEYQTRWYFKYFLGKLHQNYVAADQERNPLFLSVVTSEVSDQSVPHYRVILWRKTGAQKISLPYSANKTMTIRQILSNFFGLEKLDKAPREVFSPEIQKDLLLLEEQEGSVNFKFGVIYAKKGQTTDDEMLSNEKGSPDFDKFLEIVGERIELKNWDKYRGGLDVKGDMTGNESYYTVYAGHEVMYHVSTMLPYSKDNPQQLERKRHIGNDIVNIVYTDDSNAIDTFNPNCIKSQFTHVFAVVSAEENGKGWRVAIYCDENVPLFGPSLPCPPVFEDPYTLREFLLVKLINGEKATFNTPTFARKRERTLDALLRDMYQEHSQESKSNSMLNRRALSDVVEAPGRRREETRAVEMVRVGQALKLEAIVRGLAPTSLATAGPLKPRPWEPRCIYPDFPHEVVCGDVWLDNKLILATENGTFLIEDSLSHRLIFDESVQIKQLDVVEQHGILLFRTGDKGKDSNVYVFRLREFENSTTSRSAEIPNDREDDQECEDNDDEDDVDDDADESEENDCDNFTRATTKFKPLIRRTRVRVRPLAVRGRAHIKERRLARTRGCHLYTVTMPGGSHLRMCVAVGRRLIVFQWKHSAAWTAWCSATDTDTVEGFLHLKELNASESPTLVTIVENTDSNNEWTLCCGVRHHFELISASGSTRILHIEGTPKPHVVAALDLCEDEEPELLLCYNNTCHFQKLLEENTVATEFDFNWNSVPAAIACAFPYVIAFTNDTMEIRLIINGNLVHTIAMPNLNLITSKQDIFFATTAPEFLPGKCERIRLDSKPTDKEEPVSSPPPFPQSSTSRSNQQNSQGDWKPIRIYQIPLQTLSRSSLSTCSQRRCASPAEPEIISAPPTGDKSFLSVEPHRALSRSCSSSPTPSPTNVLPPRLRK
- the LOC126914628 gene encoding GTPase-activating Rap/Ran-GAP domain-like protein 3 isoform X5, with amino-acid sequence MLCLDIKLVSRLRGVSLTSGSSTNVSAVSLSVSSTSSTTVDIEKKNFSSKRNKGGRESCAGNGNSVTESDSDEETLLPASRTIQRNRSRSVCVPALSSAARCAHLHRRSSHHACSTDAISRRGVLSRRYYGSVEMLPQMEQDGSDNGRRFRVENGDSPGEKEEMFGSPSTPILENPEYQTRWYFKYFLGKLHQNYVAADQERNPLFLSVVTSEVSDQSVPHYRVILWRKTGAQKISLPYSANKTMTIRQILSNFFGLEKLDKAPREVFSPEIQKDLLLLEEQEGSVNFKFGVIYAKKGQTTDDEMLSNEKGSPDFDKFLEIVGERIELKNWDKYRGGLDVKGDMTGNESYYTVYAGHEVMYHVSTMLPYSKDNPQQLERKRHIGNDIVNIVYTDDSNAIDTFNPNCIKSQFTHVFAVVSAEENGKGWRVAIYCDENVPLFGPSLPCPPVFEDPYTLREFLLVKLINGEKATFNTPTFARKRERTLDALLRDMYQEHSQESKSNSMLNRRALSDVVEAPGRRREETRAVEMVRVGQALKLEAIVRGLAPTSLATAGPLKPRPWEPRCIYPDFPHEVVCGDVWLDNKLILATENGTFLIEDSLSHRLIFDESVQIKQLDVVEQHGILLFRTGDKGKDSNVYVFRLREFENSTTSRSAEIPNDREDDQECEDNDDEDDVDDDADESEENDCDNFTRATTKFKPLIRRTRVRVRPLAVRGRAHIKERRLARTRGCHLYTVTMPGGSHLRMCVAVGRRLIVFQWKHSAAWTAWCSATDTDTVEGFLHLKELNASESPTLVTIVENTDSNNEWTLCCGVRHHFELISASGSTRILHIEGTPKPHVVAALDLCEDEEPELLLCYNNTCHFQKLLEENTVATEFDFNWNSVPAAIACAFPYVIAFTNDTMEIRLIINGNLVHTIAMPNLNLITSKQDIFFATTAPEFLPGKCERIRLDSKPTDKEEPVSSPPPFPQSSTSRSNQQRKIRLTLCERFAKSKSLENPNSKFATGYICVIVV